Proteins found in one bacterium genomic segment:
- a CDS encoding C25 family cysteine peptidase: MISLRAFASPATPVRFEASHLPGQGVALDISRTSPAHTSISMRSPNVAVTTVAVNGANHQVFSIEGETYLPVEGAPAVPQISRFYRIPNTGGADLVISEADFDVLDNIDPVAYAVDPEASTHLVRDGALYTEDGWYPAHVATMSEPMIMRDFRVVTVAIYPVQVNPVTRQARIYRNISVDVVANDQPGINELTNPRRPSGAWASMYRTYISNLDETALDDVTTAPGTYMIFTNNNATYRPWADSLAEWKTRCGYKVSLQAQASWTATQVMNAIQSVYQSSSNPPLEYVALIGSWNAGVVPTGPYTRDYNSDHAYACLSGNDQLEDIGVGRLSGNSSVDMAQLNAKIMSYERNPRMVDGQGQADTLWFHKAFLAACTINSSATNYTLMQWAASQFRQNTGITNPEAYQLSGCPDVATCVNRIQQGTGIFAWRGTLEEDIGQAGQAVPNWRFPISMNITCDAATSSQALICPNSSTPTNPKGCVTAFGTMGIQTHYPQNITVAGGWLFNIASLGVEHIGDVCAGAKAQLYLSSQLDAAGFTEWNNLFGDPALSIWTDVPKVLSVTCPTALNVGARRVEVQVNRAGDDAPVADATVCLWKRGSDSTWAVGTTDATGHVVLPVAVNAPGTMSLTVTKRNHKPYLIDIPCNTVDCMPMSSSYTIDDDNSGGTHGNTDGAMNPGETIDLPIYVKNFGTVVTATGVSATLTSSNPRVTVVNGTASYADIAPGDSALGAQAFRIQVSQAMQDQETVQLTLTITSSSGQTAGVITLTCVSGHMLYLRQQFTDGTFGPGLTRSLSVTFKNMGLVSLTGVNGHLRSLSPFVTVNTADAVFGAVPAGALDSNLASPFVIAANPLTFRGHQAPMQLILSGDNGFTDTTQFTVAVGIKASTDPTGPDGYGYYAYDNTDTAYDIHPAFHYIDISGGLGTDLNLEDVGEKTSVSQIWSTWRLLPFPVTFYGRTYDTLTVCSNGWCAFGNQAYFDNPRNYPIPAQQAPDAMIAPYWDDLVTAGSNLGVWVYHQPDSGRYIIQWKATNTGAPASNLDFEVILYDSVSRPSFDGNNHIVLQYNAVTMNLGNNQDHEPNGCTVGIQGRSGQVGLPYAFITSYAPGAATIQNGSAILFTTDARVLFGQVDGHVYDAATNLPLAGAVVSTDRYGFHDTTDAQGHYHLTNVMIGTYNIIASKHRFNLDTAFNVMVALDSTDTLDFHVRHPEMVLSVTSLVDSAQDSTVQATFNIVNNGNGPVDYSSRVFFAGDNNPAPWDSVGSIDVTGLTTDRQAWGCELFNNEWWVSGPAAMDGQAMLYRFDLAGNPLGNIPQPCTTPLGWFDLATDGQYLYGSDSHVIYGIDAAGHVQDTIPSPFNPSRAIAYDPVTDHFWVSDYTTDIYEIDRAGGIRGQILNDGASALQISGLAWSANDPNGYKLYVFSRDPVQNPTRIRVTRFQPSAPYNRETVTDLSGLPGDVANGCTITPSWNSTLVVFAAMMHNPQSGSRMGIFEMSFNSSWITVSPATATVGGGQSQQITVTLNPAILRTDSYHVNAHFASAVYDSTLVLPITFNVHRTPTAISHREAGVPVEFALHQNFPNPFNPTTQISFSLPKATHVQLRIYNTLGQLVTTLLDETQQAGVHAVTWDAHGASTGVYLYQIRSGSFVQTRKMLLMK; the protein is encoded by the coding sequence ATGATCTCTCTGCGTGCCTTTGCCAGCCCGGCTACTCCTGTCCGATTTGAGGCCTCGCATCTGCCCGGTCAGGGCGTGGCCCTGGATATTTCCCGAACCTCCCCGGCGCACACGTCGATCTCGATGCGCTCGCCTAATGTGGCGGTCACCACGGTTGCCGTGAACGGCGCCAATCACCAAGTCTTCTCCATTGAAGGAGAAACCTATCTCCCGGTGGAAGGGGCTCCGGCGGTACCGCAGATTTCCCGATTCTATCGCATTCCGAATACCGGCGGCGCGGACCTTGTGATCAGCGAAGCGGATTTCGATGTGCTGGACAACATCGACCCCGTCGCCTATGCGGTGGATCCGGAAGCGTCCACGCATCTGGTGCGGGATGGCGCGCTGTACACGGAGGATGGCTGGTATCCGGCCCATGTGGCCACGATGAGCGAGCCGATGATTATGCGCGATTTCCGCGTGGTCACCGTGGCGATTTATCCCGTGCAGGTCAACCCTGTGACGCGTCAGGCGCGGATATACCGGAACATCAGCGTGGATGTTGTAGCCAATGATCAGCCGGGGATCAACGAATTGACCAATCCACGGCGGCCATCGGGTGCATGGGCGTCGATGTACCGGACCTATATTTCCAATCTCGATGAGACTGCGCTCGATGACGTGACGACGGCACCGGGCACCTATATGATTTTCACCAACAACAATGCCACCTATCGCCCGTGGGCGGACAGTCTGGCCGAGTGGAAGACCCGCTGCGGCTACAAGGTGTCGTTGCAGGCACAGGCAAGCTGGACGGCCACGCAGGTTATGAACGCCATCCAATCTGTCTACCAGAGCAGTTCCAATCCGCCACTGGAGTACGTGGCGTTGATCGGCAGTTGGAACGCGGGCGTTGTGCCGACGGGTCCTTACACCCGGGATTACAACAGCGACCATGCCTATGCCTGCCTGTCGGGCAACGACCAGCTTGAGGACATCGGCGTCGGGCGTCTGTCCGGCAACAGCAGCGTAGATATGGCCCAGCTCAACGCGAAGATCATGAGCTATGAGCGCAATCCGCGCATGGTAGACGGACAGGGCCAGGCCGACACACTCTGGTTCCACAAGGCTTTTCTGGCCGCCTGTACGATCAACAGCAGTGCGACAAATTACACGCTGATGCAATGGGCCGCCAGCCAGTTCCGGCAGAACACCGGCATCACCAATCCGGAAGCTTACCAGCTTTCCGGGTGTCCGGACGTCGCGACCTGCGTGAACAGGATCCAGCAGGGAACCGGAATCTTTGCCTGGCGCGGCACACTGGAAGAAGACATCGGGCAGGCGGGGCAGGCGGTTCCCAACTGGCGGTTTCCGATCAGCATGAACATTACGTGCGATGCGGCCACCAGTTCGCAGGCGCTCATTTGCCCCAACAGTTCAACGCCCACCAATCCGAAGGGATGTGTAACAGCTTTCGGGACGATGGGAATTCAGACGCACTACCCGCAGAATATTACGGTGGCCGGGGGATGGCTGTTTAACATCGCCAGTCTCGGCGTCGAGCATATTGGAGACGTCTGCGCCGGAGCCAAGGCGCAACTGTATTTGTCCTCGCAACTGGACGCCGCGGGATTCACGGAGTGGAACAATCTGTTCGGGGATCCGGCCTTGTCCATCTGGACGGACGTGCCGAAGGTTTTGAGCGTCACCTGCCCGACGGCGTTGAATGTGGGTGCGCGGCGGGTTGAGGTTCAGGTAAACCGGGCGGGTGATGACGCTCCCGTGGCCGACGCGACGGTCTGTCTGTGGAAGCGCGGCTCCGATTCGACGTGGGCCGTGGGTACGACGGACGCCACCGGCCACGTGGTGCTGCCGGTGGCGGTAAATGCTCCCGGCACGATGTCGCTGACCGTCACCAAGCGCAACCACAAGCCTTACCTGATCGATATCCCCTGCAACACCGTGGACTGCATGCCGATGTCCAGTTCCTATACGATCGACGACGACAACAGCGGCGGAACGCACGGCAACACGGACGGCGCGATGAATCCGGGGGAGACCATCGATCTGCCGATCTATGTAAAGAACTTCGGCACTGTGGTTACAGCCACGGGCGTGAGTGCGACGCTCACCAGCAGCAATCCCCGGGTAACGGTGGTAAATGGCACGGCCAGTTATGCGGACATCGCACCGGGCGATTCGGCTCTGGGGGCGCAAGCGTTCCGCATTCAGGTCTCGCAGGCCATGCAGGATCAGGAGACGGTTCAATTGACGCTGACGATCACCAGCAGCAGCGGCCAGACCGCGGGCGTCATCACGCTGACCTGTGTATCGGGCCATATGCTCTATTTGCGGCAGCAGTTTACCGACGGAACCTTTGGGCCGGGTTTGACGCGCAGCCTTTCCGTGACCTTCAAGAACATGGGGCTTGTGTCGCTTACCGGCGTCAACGGGCATCTGCGATCCCTCAGCCCGTTTGTCACTGTGAATACGGCGGACGCGGTCTTCGGCGCGGTCCCGGCGGGCGCATTGGATTCAAATCTTGCCAGCCCGTTTGTGATTGCGGCGAACCCACTGACCTTCCGTGGTCACCAGGCACCGATGCAGTTGATCCTCTCTGGTGATAACGGTTTCACGGACACCACACAATTTACGGTCGCCGTAGGCATCAAGGCCTCCACGGATCCCACCGGCCCCGATGGCTACGGATATTATGCCTATGACAACACGGACACCGCCTACGATATTCATCCGGCATTCCATTACATCGATATATCCGGCGGGCTGGGAACGGACCTGAATCTGGAGGACGTCGGGGAAAAGACGTCGGTCTCGCAGATCTGGTCCACCTGGCGATTGCTGCCGTTCCCGGTCACCTTCTATGGCCGGACCTACGACACGCTGACCGTGTGTTCGAACGGCTGGTGCGCTTTCGGCAATCAGGCGTATTTCGACAATCCCCGCAACTACCCCATTCCGGCCCAGCAGGCTCCCGACGCGATGATCGCGCCCTACTGGGACGATCTGGTCACAGCCGGCAGCAATCTTGGAGTCTGGGTGTATCATCAACCCGACAGCGGGCGGTACATCATTCAGTGGAAGGCGACAAACACCGGCGCGCCGGCCTCCAACCTCGACTTCGAGGTGATTCTTTACGACTCCGTGTCGAGACCGTCCTTCGACGGGAATAACCACATCGTTCTACAGTACAACGCGGTGACGATGAACCTGGGAAATAATCAGGATCACGAGCCCAACGGCTGCACCGTGGGAATTCAGGGGCGGAGCGGGCAGGTGGGTTTGCCGTACGCGTTTATCACGTCGTACGCGCCGGGCGCGGCGACGATTCAAAATGGAAGCGCGATTCTATTTACGACCGATGCGCGCGTGCTGTTCGGACAGGTGGACGGCCATGTGTATGACGCCGCCACAAATCTGCCGCTGGCCGGCGCCGTGGTTTCCACAGACCGTTACGGTTTCCACGACACGACGGATGCGCAGGGGCATTATCATCTGACCAACGTGATGATCGGCACCTACAACATCATCGCCTCCAAGCATCGCTTCAATCTCGATACCGCTTTCAATGTGATGGTGGCGCTGGACAGCACGGACACGCTGGATTTCCACGTGCGCCACCCGGAAATGGTTCTGTCGGTCACCTCGCTGGTGGACAGCGCACAGGACAGCACCGTGCAGGCGACCTTCAACATCGTCAACAACGGCAACGGTCCTGTGGACTATTCCAGCCGGGTCTTCTTTGCGGGAGACAACAATCCTGCGCCGTGGGATTCGGTCGGATCGATTGACGTCACCGGGTTGACGACCGACCGGCAGGCGTGGGGCTGCGAGTTATTCAACAATGAGTGGTGGGTATCCGGCCCCGCGGCGATGGACGGCCAGGCCATGCTCTACCGGTTCGATCTGGCGGGGAATCCGCTTGGCAACATCCCACAGCCCTGCACCACGCCGTTAGGCTGGTTCGACCTGGCGACGGACGGCCAGTATCTCTATGGATCGGACAGCCATGTGATCTACGGAATCGATGCTGCGGGGCACGTTCAGGACACGATCCCCAGTCCGTTCAATCCGAGCCGCGCGATTGCCTATGATCCGGTGACCGATCATTTCTGGGTGTCGGACTACACCACCGATATTTACGAAATCGACCGGGCGGGCGGGATTCGCGGCCAGATATTAAACGACGGCGCCAGCGCATTGCAGATCTCCGGGCTGGCCTGGAGCGCCAATGATCCCAACGGCTACAAGCTCTACGTCTTCAGCCGTGATCCCGTCCAGAACCCCACGCGGATTCGTGTCACACGATTCCAACCCTCGGCGCCTTACAACCGCGAGACCGTCACGGATCTTAGCGGCCTTCCGGGCGACGTGGCGAACGGCTGCACTATCACGCCGTCGTGGAACAGCACCTTGGTGGTGTTCGCCGCGATGATGCACAATCCGCAGAGCGGCAGCCGGATGGGAATTTTCGAAATGTCCTTCAACAGTTCGTGGATCACCGTCAGTCCCGCCACGGCGACGGTGGGGGGCGGCCAATCGCAACAGATTACGGTGACGCTCAATCCCGCCATTTTGCGCACGGACAGTTATCACGTGAACGCCCACTTTGCCAGCGCCGTTTACGACAGCACGCTGGTGCTGCCGATCACTTTCAATGTCCACCGCACGCCAACGGCCATATCGCATCGCGAGGCGGGGGTCCCGGTGGAGTTTGCTCTGCACCAGAATTTCCCGAATCCGTTCAACCCGACAACACAGATCAGTTTCAGTTTGCCCAAGGCTACGCACGTTCAACTGCGCATCTACAACACTCTGGGGCAGCTTGTCACCACCCTGTTAGATGAAACCCAACAGGCCGGAGTGCATGCGGTAACATGGGACGCCCACGGGGCATCTACAGGCGTCTACCTATATCAGATTCGGTCCGGGAGCTTTGTTCAGACGCGGAAGATGTTGTTGATGAAGTAG
- a CDS encoding YCF48-related protein: MNRILHWLVVIALIGTGSQQVKAQGWEWLSPLPQGNTLYDATFSDAQTGWAVGAGGTVIRTTDGGTTWEICSIPDAGSYDLRHVLFPDAEHGWIQGYDWSNSLTQSVVLRTEDGGQSWRRMPSPLFDYIWGMTFPDPRHGFAAGNNWGGAHELIVLKTADGGVTWEPLILDTARNGGNTISFADSLHGAVMVTNGILHTADGGVSWSLDTLNLRDMEYTDDVTFADTLHGWACTTYGRLLNTDNGGITWQRMPEAIRAHSPLRFVDSLNGWSFGGGIQHTTDGGFTWTVWPNPLNLGIEGLWARDALSTFAVGRGGVVLHSTDGGTQWIQIAGASNVHYDDVQFANPRNGWMIQSGWDNLGSYSHLLHTTDGGTTWSREFVSDTLPISKVSFPDSVHGWAMSSTGQVFRTTNGGTIWSEAGHVFGEGIGGFLFADATHGWTSRYSEGHYDTYISIYHTQDGGANWTEQYTTTGSYGWTFSEFVFINARMGWALGSHDGTLLYTTNGGTNWQTFNLPVLDIFDLAAMDSLRIWVATDYDGLMLTTDGGTTWRNPYQGDAGRLAFGDSLNGWMTGSGRMLHTTDGGWTWRADSLRVANAVYSLSSPDARHAWAAGYDGTLLRYTDNTLAAPASGPSRLPADYSLSAFPNPFNSTTTLHYSLVRHGQVTLTVYDLLGREAATLVNTAMQSGTHTIPWDAGGKSSGIYWAVLRAGGEQRVQKLMLLK, translated from the coding sequence GTGAATCGAATCCTCCACTGGCTTGTAGTGATCGCACTCATCGGGACAGGAAGTCAACAGGTGAAGGCGCAAGGCTGGGAATGGCTCAGTCCATTGCCACAGGGCAACACGTTGTACGACGCGACGTTCTCCGATGCGCAAACCGGCTGGGCGGTGGGTGCCGGTGGTACGGTTATCCGCACAACGGATGGCGGGACGACATGGGAGATTTGTTCGATTCCTGATGCGGGAAGCTATGACTTACGCCATGTGCTTTTCCCGGATGCAGAGCATGGATGGATTCAGGGATACGATTGGTCAAACTCGCTTACGCAATCCGTGGTACTGCGGACCGAGGATGGCGGCCAGAGCTGGCGGAGAATGCCGTCACCGCTGTTTGATTACATCTGGGGGATGACATTCCCGGATCCGAGGCATGGATTCGCCGCAGGAAATAACTGGGGCGGCGCGCATGAACTGATCGTCCTGAAGACAGCGGACGGCGGCGTCACTTGGGAGCCACTGATACTGGACACGGCCCGCAATGGGGGGAATACCATCAGTTTTGCCGATAGCCTGCACGGGGCGGTGATGGTCACGAACGGGATTCTGCACACAGCTGACGGCGGAGTAAGTTGGAGTCTGGACACCTTGAATCTGCGCGATATGGAATACACGGACGATGTGACTTTCGCGGATACCCTTCACGGATGGGCATGCACGACCTACGGCAGATTGTTGAACACTGACAATGGGGGCATAACGTGGCAGCGGATGCCAGAGGCCATCCGCGCCCACTCTCCGCTGCGATTCGTGGATTCATTGAACGGGTGGAGTTTCGGTGGGGGGATTCAGCATACTACGGACGGTGGCTTTACGTGGACGGTGTGGCCCAATCCACTCAACCTTGGCATCGAAGGCCTGTGGGCACGAGACGCGTTGAGCACCTTTGCCGTGGGAAGGGGCGGTGTTGTGCTCCATTCGACGGATGGTGGAACACAGTGGATCCAGATCGCGGGCGCGAGCAATGTGCACTATGATGATGTTCAGTTTGCGAACCCGCGGAACGGGTGGATGATCCAGTCCGGCTGGGACAATTTGGGCTCGTATTCGCATCTTTTACATACGACTGACGGCGGCACGACGTGGAGCAGGGAATTCGTGAGCGATACGCTGCCGATTTCGAAAGTCTCTTTTCCGGACAGCGTGCACGGCTGGGCGATGAGTTCCACAGGCCAAGTATTCCGCACCACGAATGGCGGCACGATCTGGTCGGAAGCGGGCCACGTCTTCGGGGAGGGAATCGGAGGGTTCCTGTTTGCGGATGCCACTCACGGTTGGACCAGTCGCTACAGTGAGGGGCACTACGACACGTACATCAGCATATACCACACACAGGACGGTGGTGCAAACTGGACGGAGCAGTACACGACAACGGGCAGTTATGGCTGGACATTCTCCGAATTCGTATTCATTAATGCGCGAATGGGCTGGGCGCTCGGGTCCCACGACGGCACGCTCCTTTATACGACGAATGGCGGAACGAACTGGCAAACATTCAATCTTCCCGTTCTGGATATCTTTGATCTGGCGGCGATGGACAGCCTGCGAATTTGGGTTGCCACCGATTATGACGGCCTGATGCTGACCACCGACGGCGGAACCACATGGAGGAATCCGTATCAGGGAGATGCGGGCCGATTGGCCTTTGGTGATTCTCTGAACGGCTGGATGACAGGCAGCGGCCGAATGCTGCACACTACGGATGGAGGATGGACATGGAGAGCAGACAGTCTGCGTGTCGCCAATGCCGTGTACAGTCTATCCTCTCCGGATGCCCGCCATGCCTGGGCAGCCGGATACGATGGTACTCTGTTGCGGTACACGGATAATACGCTGGCGGCGCCGGCAAGCGGTCCATCCCGTCTACCGGCGGATTACTCACTGTCCGCATTTCCGAATCCCTTCAATTCTACAACAACACTGCACTACAGCCTGGTCCGTCACGGTCAGGTGACGTTGACGGTGTACGACCTGTTAGGGCGGGAAGCGGCCACACTGGTGAACACCGCCATGCAAAGCGGCACCCACACAATTCCGTGGGACGCAGGCGGCAAGTCATCCGGTATCTACTGGGCCGTGTTGCGCGCAGGCGGAGAGCAGCGTGTGCAGAAACTGATGCTGCTGAAGTAA
- a CDS encoding right-handed parallel beta-helix repeat-containing protein, whose translation MTHSRWSAALWLLIFASTAFADTTWVSDSLVSGRWTAGHSPYMITQRTIRVRAADTLIIGPGVTVYFGGPYRFEIRGLLLAQGTQEDSIRFTTDTLTNTARWRGIRFLAAPNGCLMQYCVVENGYGAAPGDDRYGGGIECQNCSPHFENCSIRRCNAILDGGGVYCRDGGAPIFDRCEISDCYSRFGDGGGLFSRMASPRLTQCTVRGNRTPNNGGGIGVIVAPDTVKVTHCLIESNSAGTGGGLFLQGRRAPTAVQGSLIRGNSAQRGGGVFDTSGVVRFDRCQIDSNTANVGGGLYGTRARSVAVNCLWHSNEADSGGAVFDVEGQVSLDYCTLAHNRSQTAAVFGYTDTTDCATSIVAFTEEGAGIQLLSPYSVGIRGCDFFGNEAANFAGHVPSDIGRLTRVNIWRDSCDANFNLLIDPRFVNMANGNYRLSDSSHCLAAAGAWYDVNTDEDLDSLSRPWPATSRPDIGAYESRSNSPVVLLNGNVRGTFGPGVFYIGADIRVASQDTLTLLPGTRLMFITECTITINGLLRAIGTAQDSVVFASDTSHDYAYSWGGLILSSAATGCSLEYCRFTHGIPTGLRISHCDPVIEYCTIEGSADWRSTAGAVLCTSAQPRFRQCLFRHNFGTYSGGIYALSSHIVAEECTFFGNRSNATPYDGAGICLQASSAEVSRCTFQENIGGGGGAIGMTNTSTGTFTDCVFLHNGAQYGGAVYCRGTHPLFDRCMFTHNNSYRGGAIGLENSQARIVRCTLVADTSMYGNGEIHCVRSSPTITSCIMSYGIGSGIRFEHSPDAIIRNCDVYGNTLGGFASTYTMDDMPSGLGVLSGVNLRRDSCDGFFNISTDPLFADTAAADYHLTELSRCIDGGDAGLPPDPDSTLADIGAFSFAHATHPPALFYLIAPENDSTMTRDSSVVFIWHSSADPDVGDTLTYRLFMSSADTSLVFPITMDTSWTIEIADLPFPDGHAARWWVEAQSRIPHESTFSDTLSFRLAGPSGISDTDLLPRVFALHEAFPNPFNPACRLEFDLPRLSKIRLSVFDVQGRLVTVLADQSMEAGRHMVLFDGARLPSGVYFARAEARDWSQTRKLVLLK comes from the coding sequence ATGACACATTCTCGATGGTCCGCGGCACTGTGGTTGCTGATCTTTGCTTCCACCGCTTTCGCCGACACTACATGGGTATCGGACTCCCTGGTCTCAGGCCGCTGGACCGCGGGGCACAGCCCCTATATGATTACTCAAAGGACGATACGCGTCCGAGCGGCCGACACGCTGATCATCGGACCGGGAGTAACAGTGTATTTCGGCGGCCCGTACCGGTTTGAAATCCGCGGGCTGCTGCTCGCGCAGGGAACACAGGAAGACTCCATCCGCTTCACGACGGACACGCTGACCAATACGGCGCGCTGGCGCGGTATCAGATTTCTGGCGGCTCCGAACGGCTGTCTCATGCAATACTGCGTTGTCGAGAACGGGTATGGCGCCGCTCCCGGCGACGACCGCTACGGTGGCGGAATCGAATGTCAAAACTGTTCGCCACATTTCGAGAATTGTTCAATCCGGCGTTGCAACGCGATTCTGGATGGCGGAGGAGTCTACTGCCGCGACGGAGGGGCACCAATATTCGACCGCTGCGAAATCAGTGACTGTTACAGCCGGTTCGGAGATGGTGGGGGACTGTTCAGCCGAATGGCCAGCCCGCGCCTGACGCAGTGCACCGTCCGCGGCAACCGCACACCGAACAACGGTGGGGGCATAGGTGTCATCGTTGCACCCGATACGGTGAAGGTGACGCATTGTCTGATCGAGAGCAACAGCGCCGGAACGGGCGGCGGCCTGTTTCTGCAGGGTCGCCGCGCCCCCACTGCCGTTCAAGGATCCCTGATTCGCGGCAATTCGGCGCAGCGCGGCGGAGGCGTGTTCGACACCAGTGGAGTCGTTCGGTTTGACCGGTGCCAGATAGATTCCAACACGGCCAATGTGGGCGGCGGTCTCTACGGAACTCGAGCGCGCTCCGTGGCAGTGAATTGTCTTTGGCACAGCAATGAAGCGGATTCAGGGGGAGCGGTGTTCGACGTTGAAGGGCAGGTCAGCCTGGATTATTGTACGCTGGCCCATAACCGCTCGCAAACCGCCGCCGTTTTCGGCTATACGGACACGACGGACTGCGCGACGTCCATCGTGGCATTCACCGAAGAGGGCGCCGGCATTCAACTCTTGAGTCCCTATAGTGTGGGGATCAGGGGCTGTGATTTCTTCGGCAATGAGGCCGCCAACTTTGCAGGGCATGTTCCTTCAGATATCGGACGGTTAACCCGGGTGAATATCTGGCGGGACTCCTGTGATGCAAACTTCAATCTCCTGATAGATCCCCGGTTTGTGAACATGGCGAACGGCAACTACCGCTTAAGCGATTCCAGCCATTGTCTGGCGGCAGCGGGGGCATGGTATGACGTGAATACGGATGAGGATCTGGACAGCCTTTCGCGCCCATGGCCCGCGACGTCCCGGCCGGACATCGGCGCCTACGAAAGCCGCAGTAACAGCCCGGTGGTTTTGCTGAACGGAAACGTCCGCGGGACCTTCGGCCCAGGAGTGTTCTACATCGGAGCGGACATCCGAGTTGCATCGCAAGACACGCTGACGCTGCTGCCGGGGACCCGGCTGATGTTTATAACCGAATGCACCATCACGATCAATGGTCTGCTGCGCGCCATCGGGACAGCGCAGGATTCCGTCGTCTTTGCCTCGGACACGTCTCACGATTATGCTTACAGTTGGGGCGGGCTCATTCTCAGCAGCGCTGCGACAGGCTGCAGCCTGGAGTATTGCCGGTTCACCCACGGGATTCCTACAGGACTGCGGATTAGCCATTGTGATCCGGTGATAGAGTACTGTACGATCGAAGGATCGGCGGACTGGAGGAGTACGGCGGGCGCCGTGCTCTGCACCTCCGCCCAGCCGCGATTCCGCCAATGCCTGTTTCGTCATAACTTCGGAACGTACAGTGGAGGCATCTATGCCTTGTCGTCACATATTGTCGCGGAGGAATGCACTTTCTTCGGCAATCGCAGCAACGCAACTCCGTATGATGGAGCGGGCATATGCCTGCAGGCGAGTTCGGCAGAGGTGAGCCGGTGCACCTTCCAGGAAAATATCGGTGGAGGTGGCGGCGCCATCGGCATGACGAACACGTCTACCGGGACATTTACGGACTGTGTGTTCCTTCACAACGGCGCTCAGTATGGCGGCGCGGTTTACTGCAGGGGAACTCACCCGCTGTTTGATCGCTGTATGTTCACGCACAACAATTCGTACCGGGGCGGAGCCATCGGCTTGGAGAACAGTCAGGCGCGGATTGTGCGCTGCACCCTGGTGGCGGACACATCCATGTATGGCAATGGGGAGATTCACTGCGTCCGTTCGTCGCCGACGATCACCAGTTGCATCATGAGCTACGGTATTGGCAGCGGAATCCGGTTCGAGCACAGCCCGGATGCGATTATCCGGAACTGTGATGTGTACGGCAACACGCTGGGCGGCTTTGCCTCGACCTACACGATGGATGACATGCCCTCCGGTCTCGGTGTGCTCAGCGGTGTCAACCTCCGGCGGGATTCCTGCGACGGTTTCTTCAATATTTCGACCGATCCGTTATTCGCAGATACGGCGGCGGCCGATTATCATCTGACGGAGCTGTCACGCTGCATCGACGGGGGCGATGCGGGTCTGCCGCCTGACCCCGACAGCACGCTGGCCGACATTGGAGCTTTCTCCTTCGCGCACGCCACTCATCCTCCGGCCCTCTTCTATCTCATCGCTCCGGAAAACGACTCCACGATGACGAGGGACAGTTCCGTGGTTTTCATCTGGCACAGCAGCGCAGACCCGGACGTCGGCGACACGCTGACTTATCGCCTGTTTATGAGTTCAGCGGACACATCCCTTGTGTTCCCGATCACGATGGATACTTCGTGGACAATTGAGATCGCCGATCTTCCTTTCCCCGATGGGCACGCAGCAAGGTGGTGGGTTGAAGCGCAGTCGCGGATTCCTCATGAAAGCACTTTCAGCGACACATTGAGCTTTCGACTGGCCGGTCCAAGCGGCATTTCGGACACGGACCTGCTGCCTCGCGTGTTCGCATTGCACGAAGCTTTCCCCAATCCCTTCAATCCTGCATGCCGGCTTGAATTTGACTTGCCCCGTCTGTCGAAGATCAGGTTATCCGTGTTTGACGTGCAGGGGCGACTGGTCACGGTGCTGGCGGACCAGTCGATGGAAGCAGGGCGACACATGGTTCTTTTCGATGGAGCGCGCTTGCCCAGCGGAGTCTACTTTGCGCGCGCTGAAGCTCGGGACTGGTCACAGACTCGCAAACTGGTGTTGCTGAAGTAA